TTGTCATTGTTTTGAGTACAcatattttcaacaaattataAGCACTATGAAGTATGATGAATCTTAAATCCATCCTCGTACCAAGGGGGAGCATTGAATCAGTGTGACCATGGGATACACCTTCATTCTGGGTTCTGCACTCATTAGTGAGACCAAAGAGTTCACCACTGGCCCATGAGCCGAGTCACTCTGACACAGCAGGCCATTTCCACGGTGGGACTTCTTTCCTTGACCTAACAATAGTGACTTCCCAGTGACTCTCTGCAGCTGCTCAAGATTCACACTGAAAATGTGGAGGTTTTCTCAACTTTTTCTGAGGCTGATTATTACAGAGATGAGTGAGCAATGCTAGGGTTTATGGTGCTTTGCTCTCCTCCCCTGTAACCTGGGTAGTCTCCTGCAGCCTTGCCAAACCTGTGTTGTAGCTACCCGGTGCTGCCTAGCACAGGGGGAAGGTCTGCTGTGTTCCATTTCTCTTTGCAGTGTGGGTTTCTGGGATGGGAGTAATCACACCACCCCTGCTTCCGGCAGAAGAAGAACAGATTCTGGCTTTACCGCTACCTGACAAAGTGTCCTGCAACAGATAGGAATCATCGAATCGTATTTTCTCTGAGTGATCGATCACCTCATACAGCTTTCCACCCTGAGTACAGGCATGATGCTGCTTAACCATTGTGGGCACCTTTGGATGTTGCAGACAAGGGTCCTTATAAAATTTAAAGCATCAGACAAATATGGTATTACATGTTTACAGGGGGCCATCTTTAATGGTAGCACCTGGTAACCCAGTTTAGCTATGTCCAAGGAATTCCTCCCAGTAATCACATTTTTTCTGGGTAAAGCATGCTGAGGAAGGTCTTCTTCATGGCATTCTTCAGCTCCTTGTTCCTGAGACTGAAGATGATGGGGCTGAGGAAGGGAGTGAGGACCGTGTAGGTGATGCCCATCAGCGTGTCTCCTTCCAGAGACTGGGGAATCTTGGGCTTGAGGTAGATGACGGAGGCGAAGCTATAGTGCACGACCACCACGGTGAGGTGGGACgcacaggtggagaaggccttgTGCCGGCCCTCAGCAGAGGGGATCCTCAAGATGGTGGCCACAATGAAGGCGTaagagaggaggatgaggagacaGCAGCCCAGCAGGGCCGTAATACACACTAGGACCACGCCCATGGCCACTGTGGAGACATTGTCCCCACAGGCCAACTTCAGGAGAGGTAGCACGTGGCAGACAAAATGATGGATCACATTAGAGCCACAGAAGGTGAGCTGGAAAATGGCTGATGTCACCACCAGCCCCATAACTGAGCCTCCAACCCAGGACCAGGCCACCAGACAGGCACAGCCACGGGGACTCATGAGCACGTTGTAGCGCAGGGGGtggcagatggccacatagcggtcatagcCCATGACGGTGAGCAGGAAGGAGTGGGTGAAGCCAAACATGAAGGAGAAGAACATCTGGCTGGCACAGGCGGTGAAGGAGATGGAGCGATCAGTGGAGAGCAGGTCAGCCAGCATGCGTGGGATGACAGCAAAAGTGTAGAAGACCTCAGAGATGGAGAGGGCGCAGAGGAAGaggtacatgggggtgtggaggctGCGCTCGCTCCAGATGGTGGTCATGATGAGCACGTTCCCCAGCAGCGTGAACAGGTACATgagcaggaagagcaggaagaACATCAGCTGAAGGTGGGGGAAGGTGGAGAAGCCGATGAGGATGAATTCAGTCACTGCTGAGAGGTTGGCTCCCTGCATGGAGGCTGTGCCTGAAGTGAGGTGTGACATGGAGAGCTCAGctcctgggtggagggcggccatcAGCTTCCACCATTGCTGTCTCTGCCCAAGGGGCTGCTGCTCCTGGTAAATGACAGGTGGCATTGCTGTAGTTCTTACTCTGTGCTTCTTGTGAGTTAGTCCTCTCCTAATGTAGTGGGGGAGGTGCTGTTTCTGTCACCCCGTTTTGAGTATTTTGAGAATACTCACTGAGAATGTCGGGGTGCAGAGAGGCCAAGCAGCTTGTTCAAGGTGAAGTTGTCAAAATGGCAGATCCAAAACCTGACCCCATGGCTGGCTGTCCCCAAAGACTCTACCCTTCTATCCTTCTAGGGATTTTGCTTCCAAACATGAAAATGTTCCTTCACTGAGTTTCCAGCTGTTGCTACactgctcctctcctcccttctgatAAATCCTGATCCTCTCAGAGCTTCAGATACTGCTAGACGTCCCTACCTGGGGTCTACAACACTTTGGACCAGTGTGTACCTCTAACTTAATGTGATCAAGTAGATTCTTCCTCTGGAGTCATCCATGCAAGAAATTCAAGGAAGGACGCTGTGTAGAAATAATGTTCTGATTATTTTCCAGCTCCCATGaggcccacctgcccctcctgagGCAATGCAACATAGCCATCAGACAAAGGGATGTGGGAGTCAGTCCACTGGGTGCAAATTCCTGCTCTGCCCACTGTGTAAACCTGAGCCACTTCCTTCACCTCTCTGCACCTCCATTTCTCTCTACCTGCCTCAGAGAACTGTTGTGGGAACTAAATGAACTATTCTGGGACTGTGACCTGGAAAACAGTAGGCGCGGCCTGTGATAATGAAATCAATACACTAAGTGAGCAGATGCACATGGTCTGTGCTCAGTCAGTAACTTTCGTTTAATGAGATTTCAATCTTTCTTTATaaataactgtttttaagtgatttttattagGTAACTTTAAAAGGCAGTAAACCACTAATCTGTGGCCtttggggtctggcttctttcactcagcatgatgtttTCGAGGCTCTTCCATGTCGTAGTGTGTATGAGAACGTCATTCCTTTTCACAGCCAATCAATGTTCCtttatggatagaccacattttctttatctattcacccACTGATAGACATtgaggttgttttcatttttcactcttctgaatcgcgctgctatgaacattcatgcagGAGTTTAAAGCATAGCAGTGGTTTCCAGGTGCCGGgggaaggggagatggggagTGATTGCTAATATGTGTTGGGTTTCCTTTAGACATGCtgagaaagttctggaactaggtggaggtggtggttgcagaacattgaatgtatttaatgtcactgaattgttgtaagaaggagaaaatagtcaattttat
The genomic region above belongs to Camelus ferus isolate YT-003-E chromosome 22, BCGSAC_Cfer_1.0, whole genome shotgun sequence and contains:
- the LOC116659120 gene encoding olfactory receptor 10H1-like, with protein sequence MSHLTSGTASMQGANLSAVTEFILIGFSTFPHLQLMFFLLFLLMYLFTLLGNVLIMTTIWSERSLHTPMYLFLCALSISEVFYTFAVIPRMLADLLSTDRSISFTACASQMFFSFMFGFTHSFLLTVMGYDRYVAICHPLRYNVLMSPRGCACLVAWSWVGGSVMGLVVTSAIFQLTFCGSNVIHHFVCHVLPLLKLACGDNVSTVAMGVVLVCITALLGCCLLILLSYAFIVATILRIPSAEGRHKAFSTCASHLTVVVVHYSFASVIYLKPKIPQSLEGDTLMGITYTVLTPFLSPIIFSLRNKELKNAMKKTFLSMLYPEKM